ACAGGATTTAAGCCATGTTAAGTAGCTCAAAATGGAGTCACAGCGGCCAACCTAAACGTCCATGTAGTTGTTTTGAAACGTCTGCCGTAGGACTGCGAGTGTCTTAGAGGGATAAACTAAGAGTGGTACTGAGATAAGAAGTCTGATGCACCACGGACATCACTGGAACACAAGGAACAACTGGTAGAGCCAAGACCCCTCCCCTGTTGCTCCTTAAAAAGAGACCCCACGCCAAGTGGCTGGAAGGCCGTTCTGCTGGAAGGACCTGACTCCAGGCTGCTGGGAGCTGTTCCAGATGGAGCTGCCCAAGGCCCTGTGACCTGTGCCTGACCCGGGACCTTCGCTTGTGCTGAGAGGCCTCCTTCCCGGACTTCTCCTAGGAGGGCTCATCACcccctttttctattttccctaCTCCGCCTGACCTGTGTTGTGTGCTGATTGGGTGCAATAAACTGTGTGAGTTGTGAATTAAATACTGACTATACCCTGTACATCTCCAGTCCCATGATTCTTACCTGGCCTCAGTGCTGGGCCCTccaacacacgcacacatgcagaCACGCACGTGAACACacgcacgcacgtgcacacacacggaTACTCTGGCTCCCGAGTGGATCATGGACTGGGGGGCAGAGGTGGACACAGGGATGCCGGTAGCAGGCAGCACAGCAGTTCGGGTGAGAGAGGGTGACCCCTTGGACTAGGGCGGCAACAGcaaaggaggggaggggcgggcaaGTGAGGAGTGGCAGGTGTGAGgtgtattttgaaggtaaaacCAAGAGGAGTTGCTTATGGATCGGACAAAGGGAATTGGGGAAAAGACACCATCAAGGGAGATGCTTGGGACTGGGGCTTCAGCAGATGAGTTGATAGTGGCCCAACAGGACACAGTACGCAGCACTGACTGAAAtatcaaccaaaaataaaacgTGATTGTTTCCGAGATCTTTCCCTCCCAGAGTAGAGGACACCCTAAGAACAGCCCCGTAGCACAGTCCCCTTCTCCCCTATCCTGTCCTCAGGGAAAAAGGGAGGCAGGAGCAGGGCTCCCAGCCACAGCGCCTGAGAATTGCTTGTGAGTCTTCACTACGGATTCCgggtccctccttcccctctaacTCAGGAGCTACAGGGTGGCACCAGGGAATCAGTAATTAAGAGaacaaggggggcttccctgatggctcagtggttgggaatccggcGTGTTGAGCTCTGACTTAGGCGTTGAGGAGACATCAGTACACAAAGCAAACGTTCCTGTACGTGTGGAGCTCACATCTGGTGGAGACTGAGAATGATGGTCTCAGTGATGAGAAGAGAGCCTCCTGGGTAATGTGGGAGAGAAGTGGAGGCTTGGCTGTGTGTCTGCCTGGAGAGGGGGGACCCGCACATCTTGGAGCCCTCAACTGAGCTCAACCAAGATTGACAGATACCAGGGCTGTAAGAAGGCAGCAGAATCTCTATACCTGAGGAGGCACATGGGTTTGAGCAGTGAGTGGGTTGGCAAGGACTGGAAACCATGGGCCCCCCTAAGCATTCTCCTCTGTGTAAGACCCCCAGAGCCCCACCCAGAGCTGGGTAGGGACAGGCCCCAATTCACTGAGCCTGGATTCCTTGCCAGGCCAGAAGGATTGGGTTGGGGACTCAGAATCAAAATTAATttgagttaaagaaaataaagtaacttGACATGTATTGCCCACTTACGTTCATAATTTCCAAGTCTTACCCAGACTTCAATGGAAGGTGTGTGCTCAGTGGCATTGTACAGGTATGTGACTTTTTGTCTTTCAGAATATTGTCCGTTACTCCCTATATATTTGTTAACTCAGTCCTACTCagtatttttgggttttttgtttttgttttttttatacagaacatccattgatctttatttgaTTTGACAAAATCTTCATTATTAAAGAACAGAGGGGGCTTGCAACCACAGCAAGCCACGGGCAAGTCCCCCCATGGCAAaggaaggagaacacttttatagagggGGAAAGGAAATTGGGAGGGCCACGGTAAACAGAGGGTCATGGCTTTCCTTCcactggctgagtccttgccaggaaagaagagtctttcttcttcctgttgggctcggGTCTCCTcacagggtgtgagagctcccccttctggcttcccaactctatttaattgaggcttctgtttattctttttttttttttttttgcggtacgcgggcctctcactgctgtggcctctcccgttgcggagcacaggctccggacactgcTCCTGGCAAAGGGGGAACTATATCTGCAGGTGAGGTCCATCGTGTGCAGTGCATAAAAAAATCCTAGAGAAAATGCAATCGACTTACTTGGGTgaagtgtttttccttttggggAGAGGGAGCGGTGGCATCGAGGTGCAGGGATTCAAAGGTATGTGCAGAATGGCTTCTCCATTtcaaaatgataatgaaaatattcagatCATGGCACTAGGGCACCTTTGAGGAAAAGAACACCTTAACCAGAGTAGGCTCATTGCATAATTCTTTAGTAATATGTACAATTTTCAAGTAATGGAGCGGACTTAgagtaattttactttaaaagtggCTATCTATGTTTCTTCTCGCCCTCTGGGGCTTGATCTGTTTCAGCATCGCAGGGACACTTTTCTACACAGTTTCTAGGGAACCATCCTCTTATTCTTGAAACACCTTCTTTAATGGAATCATCAAGAATTTTATCTCCATACAGCCAGTATCGTAAGCCTCTTGTGGCTAAAATGAACTCCCCTTTCTGTAGCCTTATCCGAGGCTGTTGAGTGCAGGGCCTCCTGAAGAAGGTTTGGATTCCTCTATTCAAAGGACAGCAGGTACCACTATAATCTTCTATTACTTTATACTGAACACTTCTGACTCTTTTATCTGCTTTTTGTTTCAACTGTTCTATTGTTAAGCTGTCCTGGTGACAGCCTTCTCTTATTGGCCAATCCAGTCCATCTCCTTTGGGGACCCCTGACCACGTAAAAACCTGTTTAAAGTTCTTCCATCTACTTCCCGTAtcataaggaaaaacaaagaccTCATCTAGTTGATAATATTGAATTCGATCTTTAGCCTTCTCTTCAATCCATGATTCAATAGAAGTTTTGTTTCTGAGAATTATTTTCATCTGGATAAAAACCAACATGCCAATAGCTATGGTTGTTCCTAAAGCTAATCCCAAGGCAAACAAGGTGGCAGCAAATGCAGCTAATCCAAACGGAATAATCGGAAGAGGATCTCTCCGGGCTGCACTCATATCAATCTTTACCGTGTTCCACCCAAAGGAGAGCCGATTATAAAGCTGTGTATACATTGTCATAACAAAAATAAAGGCAGCATGAATACAACCCAATGGTGCTAAAAGGAGAAACAGTGTGAACGAAGCATGATTTTGATAACCACAGCAGTTGTTGATCCAAGGACAGTGATGGTCCATCTTCATCACACACCTGTTACACTTTCTGCAACGATGTGACCATGGTGCCTTGTATGCTTGGCAGACTTTACAATATTGGAGGTACATGCTATCCTGAGAATTTTGCAGTTTCCACCCCAGAGGGACGAAGCCAGGACCAACAAACATGCATTGAAGTAATTAGAAAGAATCATGACAGTCCAATTTATCAACGTGATGAAGTTCATGCTTCCTCCAGGGGTATGTAAGGGCCAATACCACAACACAGAGTCCATCATGGCCGTGGTAGAACATGTTGCTATAACACCAAGGGCTACAATGGGACCCCAGTGACAAAGTCTCTTTACTTCTTGTAGATTTTCAAACTTGATAACTGAGCAGAATGTACCCATTTTGGTGAGGAAGCACTCCTTCCTGTTTCTAAAGAACTacagatttcctttttctgtgcaCACATTTCCCTGTGCCACAAGTCCATGTGTGTTCCTTAATTGTCATGCCTTCACATTGTGGGATGTTAATGCAGATTACGCCATGTTCACCGTTAACACACTCTTTACGTTTTCTAGGAGAATCCAGTACCTTGGTTTGAGATCCAGTCTCGGTCTCGGGCACTCCTCAGTGCCCGCTCTTTGGCCATCGCATTTCTGGGGCAGCTCGGGCTCACCTGGAGCAGGTTTTCTCCGGCTCGGATAACTCCGTCATGGGTACCCCCGCCGAGCGCAAGTAGAAAGTAAATCCTGTGTGCTAGAGGCTGGAGTGCGGGACCAGCCTCCACCCTCACGTTGCTCCGCCAGCGGCCTCGCCGGCCCTACTCAGTTTTGGTTGAAAAACTATAGCTGAGTGTGTAAGAGTGACACCTCTAGAATTATTCAGATCTTAGCTCAAACACAGATTCATACCCATAGATTTATATCTCACCTGTaccatgtggccttgggcaagttacctagaTTCTCTtaccttcagtttcttcatccgtaACATGGCGATAATGATAGTATTCATCTGAGAGATTACATGAGAATTAAGCAAATCAATGCATGTAAAGCATGTAGGTAAAAGTGCTTGGCAGCTGACAAGTACCTGAGAAATGCTGActctcatttttactttttcttactgACTGATCTTGGAGAAAGGGACCATTAGCGATCACCCACCATGAAGTTCTGAACTAGACGACTTCTAAAGTTCTGTCCTTCTCTAAATCCCAAGGACGATGGGTCTCTCATAGGGCTTagtctcttctcttccttcaacTTACACTGGGTTAAAGCCATGATTGCAAATTAGACTAAGAATACAGTGGCTTCATCCTTTAATGAGGAGGATGTGGGGTTTGCAGGAGACCAGCCAACAATCTGAGTCATGTCAGGAGAAGATAAGGCAAGGTTTGGGCTGTGTACACGGCAGCATTCTTAGCGCAGTTCATAAACACATCTTCCCTTCTTTGGAACATTGCGCCTTCCAGTAGGTAATGAAAACTGCCCCAAAGAGTGAGTAACTAAtttgacaaataaatgaaaaagaaaaagaagagcagagaagaCATCAAAACAGAGAAGTTGGCTCCTCTTAGTCCCAGAAAATAATTTGCTGGAGGGCAGCTGCTTAAGGAATGGACATGTGGCCTGAAGCAGACCAATCAGAGCTGCCAAGACTCAGTTTCAGGATTTCTGTGGGAACCACTGAAAAAGAGAAGTTCTCTTTTGCTTGAGACCGCTGTGAGGATGCAATGGGAGCCTCAAACAGCTACAGCCATCTTAGCAGCAGAAGAGGGCATCTGCTGTAGGTGGAGCCCACACAGAGGAAATCAGAGCCAAAGACAGAGAAAGTGAAACGGATGACATTATCTGGGCCTCTCGACCCATCTGTTCCAGAAACCAGTCCCGCCCCTGGCTTTTTAGTCACTTGAACCACTGAATTGCCTTCTCCTATTTAGCCAGGTTTAGTTTCATTCTGCTTCCCAGGTGACCAACAAAATGGACACTGCTTTCAGCAAGGGCCAGTAACCGCGAAGCCCTGAAACACAAACAGTGCCCGCTTCCTGCCTGCGCACTGGTCTCCTTTCTCTTGAGTGTGAGTCTGCCTGAGccttgcatttcttttatgaGTTTCATTTGCTCCCAGTCCTATTTCTGGCTCAGCTTCAGCCCTCAAGCCAGCCATGGCACTCCGTTCTCCTGGCTGATGCCTGGAACCTGTCCAGTGGAACTTTGTGTCATTCAACTTTCTCCCTCATCAACACGCCGTTTTCTGTCTTGGGTGATGCAGGCTGAATGCAGAGCACCTCAGCATGCTGGTTAGAATTCCACGGCCTTCCTTCATCAGCCTGAGCGTATACATGCAGCTGGGCTACGACTTCCATTTCTGTCTGAGGGCTCAGAGCCACAGTTTTACCCTGTTATTGATACCTGCTATGTCCTTTGAGAAAATGTAGGGAGACGGCTGTCCAATTTCTccaaatatgtgtatataaatccATAACTACACATTTAAATCCACCCTTACTGTGATGTGATATGAAGAGAAAAGGCAGTCCTCATagtttgttttccaaagaaacaagaagaaaataagttaatacaCCATCAAGATCACAAGCAATGATGAAACACATTAAATActatttgagaattatttttacaaGTATGATGTTAATTTTCCATGAAGAGTTGTGACAGTTGCCTTGATTTGTGAATGACATATCCCCCTGCAGGCAGGTGGGGAGTTTCTAGGGTCTCAGTTTATGCTTATGAAAAGAGAAGCACCACATTTAGTGGGTGAAGGAGTCACCGAGCTTGGTGTGCACTCAGAGGCCGTGTCTTCACATTgtgctgtggtgtgcaggcttaggaCACTCATCAGAAGACCTCATGTTTATaaaactctttttcttctctcagctgCTATATGGGACCAAGAATTTGTCATCTGAATTGAACCAAGTGATTTCTTGACTCTCAGCTCTATTTCGTGCTCAGGAGATGTGTAGTGAAATGAAAAGTGGGGGCCTGAggctgacattctggaaaaaatatgATCCCAAAGCAACATTTCCACCATGCTTCTTTGAGTAAGTAGGATCCAAGAGTCTATTTTTATGGAGCAATAGAGCTACTACATTAGCAGATTTGAGTCTAGTACTTCCAAAGAGACTTGGGGAATACTAGAGGCATGTGATTGGCGTTTCTGAACAGTGTTTCaacttgatatatatatatgtgtgtgtgtatttttgtttaagtataggtgtacaatattataggaattacaggtgtacaatatagtgaatcataattttgaaaagttataCTCTGCTTGtagtgattataaaatattggctatattccctgtgttgtacaatatatccttgtaacttattttatacctaatagtttgcacctcttaatctcctacccctgtgttgcccctccacccttccctctctTCACTGGTAACccttagtttgttctctatatctgtgagtcttctccttttttgttatgttcactagtttgttgtatttttcagtaatatcacacagtatttgtctttctctgtctgatgttttttagtaagaaaggaaggaaagagggagggagggaaggaaggaaaagggacgaaaggaaggaagaatagaggaaaaagaaaaagaggggagaagaaaaagaaactgagaggaTCAGAATTCTATTGCAGTATCACTGTCTCAAGGGGAGGACACTTGGGCTGTGACCGGGTTTGGGGCGTGGTTGAAGGGGCTGGAGCAGAGTATAACACAAGAGGCATCATTTGGAAGCCTGAGTAGACTGTTTCTTGCATGAGAAGGAAGCATTAGAACCAGTAAGTAGGAGAGATACTTCAGTTCCATTTTAAGAACTTTCTTAGTAGAGAAATGGGCTTCCAAGTGAGGTAGTGCGTTCCTTATCTGGAGATGTGCAAGCTGAGACCAGACACATGCAGGGTGTGTCTATGAGGGAATTCATTCACTGGGGAAAATGTAAGACTAGCTTACTGCTTAGAGTCTGTGTTTCATGTTCAACTCTTGGAAGTTGAGGTAATCTTAATGGGATACCTAAGAGAAGCTCAAGCCTTTTGGGAACAAATACGGGCAGACCTCGGATATGCTGTGGGTTCAGTTTCAGACCCCCGCAATAAGGTGAATATTGcaacacacaaattttttggtttcccagtacatataaatattatgtttacactatactgtgtACTGTAAAAAACAAGGTgctaccttaatttaaaaatacgtCATTGCTAAAAGCTGCTAACCAccatctgagccttcagggagTTGTAATCTTTTGCAATAACATCACAGATCACAGATCAAAGATCAtcatagcaaaaataataatgaaaaagtttgaaatagtaTGAGAATTACTGacatgtgacacagagacaagaagtgagcaaatgctgttggaaaaatggtgctgagagACTTGctggatgcagggttgccacaaaccttcaatctgtgaAAAACACAATAGCTGTGAGATGCAATAAAAGGAGGTACGCCTGTAACTCAGGCTCCTGGAGAgttcagaggaagaaacaaacacGGCAGCAACCACGAAACACACATCAAGTAACACTTTGCAATAATGAGGAGGTGATTACTTCCCTTCAAAAACCCCACAGGGAACAATAGTAGGTAAAAGTTAAATCACAGGCATTTCCCCTCATTATCTAGTCAATTACTTGAGTTGCCTTTCTAATTAGCCCTGTGCTGTCAGCTCTGGAGAGCTCTCAGAACCCAGTGAGATGGCTGGAAAAGTCACTCAGGCCCAAACTGTGTGTGGTCATTGCTGGCCAGGACCCCGCTACCCACACAGTGACATGACTAAGAGGCACGGCAGAAGCCATTTCAACTCCAGGATGTACAGTATAATAACATTTGGAACTATCGAATGGCCCTGCGATTCAGCGTGCCCAGCGTATCCAAGAGTGGACAAACATCCTTCTTAGGGTTAGAGATTTGCTTTCACACTCAAAATCTGCACATCAAGAGCCTTGTGTGTGTGCCAGTGGTGGTGGTCAGGGGTGGATGACGttcaaaataaatgcttaaatttgAACTGATTACTTGGTTAAATGAAGCTAAGCAAAAGCTAAGTTCCTAAACTACTGCATAGAAGCTGAGATGGAAAAAATGTCCTTCTCCCACCTGTTCTTCGAACTCTATATTCTGTGTACTTGGTGACTGCCACTTTCTGCAGGCTGTGCTAGGTAGCTATGTGTAAATTCATAGT
This sequence is a window from Physeter macrocephalus isolate SW-GA chromosome 20, ASM283717v5, whole genome shotgun sequence. Protein-coding genes within it:
- the LOC102987089 gene encoding palmitoyltransferase ZDHHC6-like, encoding MMDSVLWYWPLHTPGGSMNFITLINWTVMILSNYFNACLLVLASSLWGGNCKILRIACTSNIVKSAKHTRHHGHIVAESVTAPLGCIHAAFIFVMTMYTQLYNRLSFGWNTVKIDMSAARRDPLPIIPFGLAAFAATLFALGLALGTTIAIGMLVFIQMKIILRNKTSIESWIEEKAKDRIQYYQLDEVFVFPYDTGSRWKNFKQVFTWSGVPKGDGLDWPIREGCHQDSLTIEQLKQKADKRVRSVQYKVIEDYSGTCCPLNRGIQTFFRRPCTQQPRIRLQKGEFILATRGLRYWLYGDKILDDSIKEGVSRIRGWFPRNCVEKCPCDAETDQAPEGEKKHR